The Callithrix jacchus isolate 240 chromosome X, calJac240_pri, whole genome shotgun sequence genome contains a region encoding:
- the TMEM187 gene encoding transmembrane protein 187 isoform X1: MRVITPSTRSAPPPLGTVSGVAEGTHARGTAFNQQWGKGHAGGRGWRRVTTARPPAGELTFSRPAQLAAAGGGPRRASGGGEGVGDWGRGQSGRRRSRAPVPGGGASACSQTPRPPAPPPDATTSAGAAAKELGRVPQTAARPAVPTAEGPSVRPVAPKPGGRGRRSRHFASARPARFPGPGPRPARRRTLAVRVRPYWRFEFPPARRARRNTRMVIAGLFAPILKKAERSSTGANQSAGLLPSFGARSQHLPRKSRGFFLLAQLGGPECSAEAAF; the protein is encoded by the exons ATGAGAGTCATAACCCCTTCGACGCGCTCGGCCCCGCCCCCCTTGGGAACTGTCTCTGGGGTCGCTGAAGGGACGCACGCCCGAGGAACTGCCTTTAACCAGCAGTGGGGAAAGGGGCATGCAGGGGGCCGGGGGTGGCGAAGAGTCACCACAGCCAGGCCTCCGGCCGGGGAGCTAACGTTTTCCCGCCCTGCACAACTAGCAGCCGCAGGAGGTGGCCCAAGGCGCGCCtcgggtgggggggagggggtgggggactggGGGCGGGGCCAGAGTGGGAGGCGACGCAGCCGAGCGCCGGTGCCCGGGGGTGGAGCGTCCGCCTGCTCCCAGACTCCCAGGCCGCCGGCCCCGCCCCCGGACGCCACCACCTCCGCCGGCGCCGCAGCAAAAGAGCTGGGCCGCGTGCCCCAGACCGCCGCGCGCCCGGCCGTCCCCACGGCCGAGGGGCCCTCAGTCAGACCGGTGGCACCCAAACCAGGTGGGCGCGGGAGGCGCTCGCGTCACTTTGCGTCAGCCCGTCCCGCCCGCTTCCCAGGCCCCGGGCCCCGCCCCGCGCGCAGGCGCACCCTCGCTGTTCGGGTCCGCCCTTATTGGAGATTTGAATTTCCCCCAGCGAGGCGAGCGAGGCGAAATACCCGTATGGTGATTGCTGGCCTTTTCGCGCCAATACT GAAAAAGGCAGAACGTTCCTCCACTGGAGCCAACCAATCAGCAGGACTCCTGCCTTCCTTCGGGGCAAGGTCGCAGCATCTGCCTCGGAAATCACGGGGCTTCTTCCTGCTGGCTCAGCTGGGAGGCCCAGAGTGTTCTGCAGAGGCCGCATTTTGA
- the TMEM187 gene encoding transmembrane protein 187 isoform X2: MKPEWGQALMHVAVASSLCAVAVSTGIFDSVSVQVGYEHYAEAPVASLPAFLAMPFNSLVNVAYVLLGLFWLRRGGVVGPGTRYLKDVFAAMALLYGPVQWLRLWTQWPRAAVLDQWLTLPIFAWPVAWCLYLEQGWRPWLFLSLECASLASYSLTLLHHQGFEIVLGSHVVAAVGQALCTQRRYGTATSATYLALGVLSCLGFVVLKLCDHQLARWRLFQCLTGHFWSKICDVLQFHFAFVFLTHFSTHPRFHPSSRKMH; the protein is encoded by the coding sequence ATGAAGCCGGAGTGGGGACAGGCCCTCATGCACGTGGCTGTGGCCAGCAGCCTCTGTGCTGTGGCAGTGTCCACAGGCATTTTTGACAGCGTCTCTGTGCAAGTGGGCTACGAGCACTACGCCGAGGCGCCGGTGGccagcctccctgccttcctggccATGCCCTTCAACTCGCTAGTGAATGTGGCCTATGTGCTGCTGGGGCTGTTCTGGCTGCGCAGGGGTGGCGTGGTAGGACCAGGTACCCGCTATCTGAAGGATGTGTTCGCGGCCATGGCCCTGCTCTATGGCCCCGTTCAGTGGCTGCGCCTGTGGACACAGTGGCCCCGTGCTGCCGTGCTGGACCAGTGGCTCACCCTGCCCATCTTTGCATGGCCTGTGGCCTGGTGCCTATACCTAGAACAGGGCTGGCGGCCCTGGCTGTTTCTTTCCCTTGAGTGTGCCTCCCTGGCGAGTTACAGCCTCACTCTGCTGCATCACCAGGGCTTCGAGATAGTGCTGGGCAGTCACGTAGTGGCTGCTGTGGGGCAGGCCCTTTGCACCCAGAGGCGCTATGGCACCGCCACCTCGGCCACGTACTTAGCTTTGGGAGtgctctcctgcctgggcttTGTGGTCCTCAAGCTGTGTGACCATCAGCTCGCACGGTGGCGTCTCTTCCAGTGCCTCACAGGCCACTTCTGGTCCAAGATCTGTGATGTGCTCCAGTTCCACTTCGCGTTTGTGTTTCTGACGCATTTCAGCACTCACCCAAGATTCCATCCCTCCAGCAGGAAGATGCACTGA